The genomic window GGCGGCGTTGTTCGACATGTTCTGCGGCTTGAACGGGCGCACCGACAGGCCGCGCCGAACGAAGGCGCGGGCGAGGCCGGCCACCAGCAGCGACTTGCCGACATCGGACCCCGTCCCCTGGATCATCAGGGCGCGGGTCACCGGCTCGGCTCTGCTTCGTGCGCGGACATGCCCCTGCCATGGCACCGCCGCCGCCCGGCGTCGAGCCGGTTTTAGTGTCTCTCACAAAACGCCCGCTGCGCGGTCGTTAACAGAACGAGAACGGCCAGTGACCGGGCGTTTTGTGAGGCACTCTTAGCGGGCACGCAACCCGGCGAGCCAGTCCCGCGCGCCCGCCGCATCGGGCACGGAGGGCACGTCCGGCAGGGCAGGGGGGCGCACGATCACCACCGGCAGGCCGAGCCGGCGCGCCGCCTCGATCTTGGGATAGGTCGCCGCCCCGCCGGAATTCTTCGTGACCAGCACCTCGATCCCGGTCGCGCGCATGAAGCGGGTCTCGTCCGCCAGCGTGAAGGGGCCGCGGGCGCTGACCGTGACGAGGCCCGGCACCGGCAGGGCGTCGCCGACCGGCTCGATGGTGCGCACGACGTAGGCGTGCTGCGGCGCCCGGGCGAAGGCGGAGACCTCCTGCCGCCCGATCGTCAGGAACACCGTTTTCGCCGCCGCACCCAGGGCCTCGACGCTCGCGGCGACGGTCTCGACCTCGGTCCAGGCGTCGCCCGCCTGCCGCGTCCAGGCCGGTCGGCGCACGGCGAGCAGAGGCACGGCACGGGCCTCGCAGGCACGCGCCGCGTTGGCCGAGATGCGCGCGGCGAAGGGATGGGTCGCGTCGATCACCGCCGCGATGCCGTTCGCGCCGATCCACTCGGCCAGCCCCGCGGCGCCGCCGAAGCCGCCGATGCGGGTCGGCACCGGCCCGGGCCGCGGCGCGGCGGTGCGGCCGGCGAGCGAGAGCGTCAGCGCGACCTCGGGATCGCCGGCGAGCTGTGCGGCGAGCGCGCCGGCCTCGCCGGTGCCGCCGAGCACGAGAATCCGCATGGGATGGCGCGGGCGAGGCCCCTGGCCGGCGCTTCCGGACATCCCTACAACCATTCCTGCCTACAACCATTCCCGCCCGCGAGAGCCCGGCGCCGAGGCGGGCAAGGTTTTCGACGTGAGACCCTTCTGCCGCGATTGCCTGACGATGCAAGCCGAGGGCGCCTTGCGCTGCCGCGGATGCGGCTCGCCGCGGCTTCTCGCCCATCCGGCCCGCGACACCCTGAG from Methylorubrum populi includes these protein-coding regions:
- a CDS encoding cobalt-precorrin-6A reductase, coding for MRILVLGGTGEAGALAAQLAGDPEVALTLSLAGRTAAPRPGPVPTRIGGFGGAAGLAEWIGANGIAAVIDATHPFAARISANAARACEARAVPLLAVRRPAWTRQAGDAWTEVETVAASVEALGAAAKTVFLTIGRQEVSAFARAPQHAYVVRTIEPVGDALPVPGLVTVSARGPFTLADETRFMRATGIEVLVTKNSGGAATYPKIEAARRLGLPVVIVRPPALPDVPSVPDAAGARDWLAGLRAR